In Brienomyrus brachyistius isolate T26 chromosome 25, BBRACH_0.4, whole genome shotgun sequence, a single window of DNA contains:
- the fabp2 gene encoding fatty acid-binding protein, intestinal, whose product MTFDGTWKADRSENYDKFMEQMGINMVKRKLAAHDNLKITVQQNGDKFHVKESSTFRTLEIDFTLGVTFEYSLADGTELSGSWILEGETLKGKFTRKDNGKELLTTRVICGDELVQTYSYDGVDAKRIFKRG is encoded by the exons ATGACGTTCGACGGCACCTGGAAAGCCGATCGCAGCGAGAACTATGACAAATTCATGGAGCAGATGG GCATCAATATGGTGAAGAGGAAATTAGCTGCACATGATAACCTGAAGATCACCGTCCAGCAGAATGGAGATAAGTTCCATGTGAAGGAGAGCAGTACATTCCGCACACTGGAGATCGACTTCACCCTGGGAGTCACCTTCGAGTACAGTCTAGCAGATGGGACCGAGCTTTCG GGCTCCTGGATTCTGGAAGGTGAAACACTGAAAGGAAAATTCACCAGGAAGGACAACGGGAAAGAGCTGCTCACCACGAGAGTGATCTGCGGGGACGAACTCGTGCAG accTACAGCTATGATGGAGTGGACGCGAAACGGATTTTCAAAAGGGGTTAG